The Natribaculum luteum genome contains the following window.
CGCCTCGAAGATCTGGGCTCCCTGGTAGCTCTCGACGGTCGAGATACCCATCTTCGCCATCGTCTTCAGCAGGCCGTCCTCGACCGCGCCGACGTAGGCGTCGATGGCGACCTCGACGTCTGCGCCGTCCGGACCGGCCGTGACGTCCTCGATGGTCTGGTACGCGAGGTAGGGGTTGACCGCGCCCGCACCGTACCCTATCAGCGTCGCGAAGTGGTGGACGGTCCGCGGATCGGCCGACTCGACGACGAGTCCGGCGTGGTTGCGAAGCCCGTTGCGCACGAGGTGGTGGTGGACCGCGCCCGTCGCGAGCAGGCTCGGGATCGCCACGCGGTCTTCGTCGACGCCGCGATCCGAGAGGATCACGACGTCGTGGCCGTCCTCGATGGCCGCCGCGGCGTCTTCCCGGACGCGCTCGATCGCGTCCCGGAGATCCGCTCCGGGCTCTTCCCGCTCCGGTTCGTACGTGACGTCGATCGTCTCGGCCCCGATCCCGTTTACCTCGCACTCGCGGATCGCCTCGAGTTCGGCGTCCGTCAGGATCGGCGAGTCGAGGACGAGCTGGCGGGCGTGTTCGGGCGACTCGTCGAGCAAGTTGCGCTGGAAGCCCAGCCGCGACTCGAGGCTGGTGACGAGTTCCTCGCGGATGTAGTCAAGCGGCGGGTTCGTCACCTGGGCGAACAGCTGTTTGAAGTACGAAAACAGCGGGCGATTGAACTCCGTCAGCACCGACAGGGGCGTGTCGTCGCCCATCGAACCGACCGGGTCCTTGCCCTTCTGGACCATCGGCTCGATGAGGTTCTCGAGTTCGTCGTGGGTGTAGCCGAAGGCGGCCTGGCGTTCTCGCAGCCCCGAGACGGGCTGCTGTGGCGTGCGCTCGCCCGTCGTCACGAGTTCGCCGAGTCGAACCTGTTCGCGCTCGACCCACTCCCCGTAGTGGTCGTCGACGAGGTCCGCGAATATCTCCTCGTCGGGGATGACGCGGCCCTCGTTCGGGTCGGCGAGAAAGAGCTGTCCGGGCTGGAGGCGGCCGCGCTCTTCGACCTCCTCGGGAGCGTGCTCGAGTGCGCCTGCCTCGCTTGCCATCACGAGTCGGTCGTCGGTGGTCACCTCGTACCGGCAGGGTCGGAGGCCGTTGCGGTCGAGGACGGCCCCGACGCGTTCGCCGTCGGTCGCGGCGACGAGCGCGGGCCCGTCCCAGGGTTCGACGAGCGAGGCGTGGAAGTCGTAGAAGTCCTTTCGCGCCTGGGACATCGAATCGTCGTCACGCCACGCTTCGGGAACCAGCATGCGTAGCGCGTGAGCGAGGTCCCGGCCGTCCTGCAGCAAGAGTTCGAGTGCGTTGTCGACGCTCGCGGTGTCCGACTGATCCGGATCGTTGATGATCGGCTTGATCGCCTCGAGATCGGAGAGCACGTCGCTCTCGAGGTCGGTCTCGCGGGCACGCATCCAGTTGATGTTGCCCTGGATGGTGTTGAACTCGCCGTTGTGGACGATGTTCCGGTAGGGGTGAGCGAGGTGCCACGCGCCGAGCGTGTTCGTCGAGAATCGCTCGTGGACCATGACGAACGTCGATTCGACGCGCTCGTCGGTCAGATCGGGGTAGTAGGTGGGGACCTGCTCGCCTTTGAGCAGTCCCTTGTAGACGACCGTCTTCGAGTCGAGCGAGCAGACGTAGAAGCGATCGGCGCCGTCGACGTCGGCGTCTTCGATCTCGTTCTCGAGTGCACGGCGGGCGACGTAGAGCGTGCGGTCGAACTCCTCGTCGGACTGCTCTCGTTCGGGTACGACGAAACACTGCCACACGTCGGGTTCGGACTCGAGTGCCGTCTTCCCGAGCCCGTCGTTATCCGTCGGCACGTCTCGCCAGGCCAGTACCTCGAGGTCGTAGGACTCGAGGACCTCATCGACGATTCCGGCGAGTTCCTCGCGAGCGTCGTCGTCCTGCGGGAAGAAAAGAGAGCCGACCGCGTAGGTCTCGGGGAGTTCCACGTCGAGGGCGGCACGGAAGAACTCGTCCGGCCGCTGGAGGACGATCCCGGCACCGTCGCCGGTGTTTTTCTCCGCGCCGGTGGTGCCGCGGTGTTCGAGGTTGACGAGTAACTCGAGTCCGTCGGCGACGACGTCGTGACCTCCCCTGCCGTCGAGGTCCATGACGACGCCGACGCCGCAGTTCGAGCGTGCGTCTTCCGGGTCGGCGAGACCCGCTCGACGCTGGGCGGATCGCTCATCGTGTGGCTGTGACATAGGGAACAGTGTCCACGACTGGAATAAGAACCTACCCCATAATGACTAAGTGTATTATATATCCATACTAGGGCCATAATACTGCATATATCCTTATTTTCTATCGTTATAGTTTGCTAGTCAGCACCACTCGAGATCGTTCTCGCCGTCGCCGGCAGTCGAGAACCGGATCGCGAGCAACAGTGCGAGTCTGCTCCGCTCGTCGGGGAGACGGGGACGTCGACACGAGCATCTCGACCGGCGGGTTCGAAAAGTGTCAGAGGCACCGTAGCGTCCCACCGGCTACGGGCAGTTCCGGACTCGAGACGCTACGTTCGTAATCGCTATCTGCACCGTCAAGGGGCGTGTGGCTAAACAATTAGGTTTGCACTCGAATCGACCGTCATCTGTCGATTTCGTAATGAAACTCGTCGGTGACGACGATCGAGAGCTCGTTCAGTACGACCTCGCGAAATAGGCGATCTGGTCTGCCGGGTCGCCACAGACGGCACACTCGGCGTCGTCGTCTTCGGGCGCTTTCGGTTCACCAGCGCTCGCCCCGCCTTCTTCCGCGAGCGGTTGCATGACGATCTCGGCGGCGACTTTCTCTTTGATCGCCTCCTCGCAGGCCTCGTCGCCACACCACGCGGTCTCGACGTAGCCGCCGTGTTTGCCGATCGTCCCCATGATCTCCTCGGGGCTGTCCGCTTCCCGGACGTTCTCCTCGAGGCGCTTTTCGGCTGCGTCGTAGAGTTTATCGTAGATCGTCTCGAGGTGGTCGTCGACCGTCTCGACGATTCCGGCGCGATCCTCGACGACGTTCTCGTTGTCGGGCCGGTGGACGAGCGTGACCTCCTCGTCGTCGACCTCGTTGGGGCCGATCTCGACCCGGAGGGGGACCCCGTTGAGTTCGTGTTCGTTGAACTTGAAGCCGGGATTGCGCTCGTCGCGGTCGTCGAGTTCGACGCGAACGCCGGCGTCCTCGAGTTCCGCCGCGATCTCCGCGGAGTACTGCAGGACCTTCTCTTTGGTATCTTCCTGCCAGATCGGGACGATGACGACCTGCGTGGGTGCGACCGTCGGAGGCAAGACGAGCCCCTGGTCGTCCGAGTGGGTCATGATGAGCGCCCCGAGCGCACGCCAGGACAGCCCCCACGAGGTGGTGTAGGCGGTGCGTTCCTCCTCGTCCTCGTCGACGAACGTGATGTCGAACGCCTCGGCGAAGCTCTGGCCGAGGTTGTGGCTGGTCGCCCCCTGGACGGACTTGCCGTCAGGCATCAGCGCCTCGACGGTCGTCGTCATGTCCGCACCGGGGAACTTGTCGTGTTCGGGCTTCTTGCCCCGCAGGACCGGGATCGCCAGGACGTCCTCGTAAACCCGTTCGTACTGGCCGAGGCGCGTCCAGACCTCCTCCCAGGCCCCCTCGCTGGTCGCGTGGGCCGTGTGGCCCTCCTGCCAGAGGAACTCCTTCGTCCGGAAGAACGGCTTCGTCTCGGTGGCCTCCCACCGCACGACCGAACACCACTGGTTCAGTCGCAGGGGAAGGTCACGGTGGCTGCGGGTCCACTTGGCCATGAAGGGCGCGATGATCGACTCGCTGGTCGGCC
Protein-coding sequences here:
- the proS gene encoding proline--tRNA ligase gives rise to the protein MSEESQELGITESKSHRPGEWYAEVVQKAGLADYAPMGGFIVTKPRGYALWERIQEALDGWFKETGVQNTYFPMFIPESFLEREKDIVEGFDPEVAWVTQGGHDELEERLAVRPTSESIIAPFMAKWTRSHRDLPLRLNQWCSVVRWEATETKPFFRTKEFLWQEGHTAHATSEGAWEEVWTRLGQYERVYEDVLAIPVLRGKKPEHDKFPGADMTTTVEALMPDGKSVQGATSHNLGQSFAEAFDITFVDEDEEERTAYTTSWGLSWRALGALIMTHSDDQGLVLPPTVAPTQVVIVPIWQEDTKEKVLQYSAEIAAELEDAGVRVELDDRDERNPGFKFNEHELNGVPLRVEIGPNEVDDEEVTLVHRPDNENVVEDRAGIVETVDDHLETIYDKLYDAAEKRLEENVREADSPEEIMGTIGKHGGYVETAWCGDEACEEAIKEKVAAEIVMQPLAEEGGASAGEPKAPEDDDAECAVCGDPADQIAYFARSY